One window of Chondrocystis sp. NIES-4102 genomic DNA carries:
- the acpD gene encoding acyl carrier protein phosphodiesterase: protein MKLLEIQSSVRLDQSISRALSHEFIQAWQNFHPDALHKQQDVGIHPPAHPTELWTTANYLPPDSRTPEMETALAASEQLIEEVLWADRLLLGVPMYNFSVPSPLKAYLDNIVRINRTFTFDPATYRFQGLAKGRKALIITPSAGNFVSGTPLGDMNFCDTYLRSVLEFIGIEDVTVVPVPDQFMSDEIRQRAIATAKTELINLAPKW from the coding sequence ATGAAACTTCTTGAAATCCAATCGAGTGTACGGTTAGATCAGTCAATTTCTCGCGCACTCAGTCACGAATTTATCCAAGCTTGGCAAAATTTCCATCCTGATGCACTCCATAAACAACAAGATGTTGGGATACATCCACCGGCTCACCCGACAGAGCTATGGACAACGGCAAACTACCTTCCTCCTGACAGTCGAACCCCAGAAATGGAAACGGCGCTCGCGGCTTCCGAGCAATTAATTGAGGAAGTGTTGTGGGCAGATCGATTACTGTTGGGTGTGCCGATGTATAACTTCAGTGTTCCGTCTCCCCTCAAGGCTTATTTAGATAATATTGTCCGCATCAATCGCACTTTTACCTTTGATCCAGCCACATACAGGTTTCAGGGATTGGCAAAAGGTAGAAAAGCACTAATTATTACCCCAAGTGCAGGCAACTTTGTGTCGGGAACGCCTCTAGGGGATATGAATTTTTGCGACACCTATTTGCGCTCTGTCCTGGAATTTATTGGGATCGAGGATGTTACGGTTGTGCCTGTTCCCGATCAATTTATGTCAGATGAGATTCGGCAACGTGCAATCGCAACGGCAAAAACTGAACTGATTAATTTAGCCCCAAAGTGGTAG
- a CDS encoding RNA polymerase sigma-70 factor, ECF subfamily protein, with protein sequence MERLEIFNQYRSLLFAIAYRMLGSVTEAEDMVQETWIRWQRTESIAQSPKAFLSTTVTRLCIDYLRSARIKREQYKGTWLPEPLIAESTEVTDYAELAESLSFAFLMLLECLSPTERAVYLLREVFDYDYEAISKTVGKSIPNCRQIVRRARQHLVLRRPSVAPISHDQDILVEQFIACWNHGDLQGLIALMAEDITFWSDGGGNAVAAQKPLSGCLKVARFLVAIRRSRLTPTLTSQVAVVNGQLGVVNIVDNKLHSTFSFEFTGDSIRSIFAVVNPEKLGTVKM encoded by the coding sequence ATGGAACGTCTAGAGATTTTTAATCAGTACCGATCGCTTTTATTTGCGATCGCCTATCGAATGCTAGGCAGTGTGACCGAAGCAGAAGATATGGTACAGGAAACCTGGATTCGTTGGCAACGGACTGAAAGTATAGCTCAGTCCCCTAAAGCGTTCCTATCTACGACTGTAACTCGCTTGTGCATTGACTATCTGCGATCGGCTCGGATAAAACGGGAGCAATACAAGGGAACATGGTTGCCAGAACCCCTGATCGCAGAATCAACAGAGGTTACAGACTACGCTGAATTAGCAGAATCTCTCTCATTTGCATTTCTCATGCTGTTAGAGTGCTTATCCCCAACTGAGAGAGCAGTTTATCTATTACGCGAAGTCTTTGATTATGACTACGAGGCGATCTCTAAAACTGTCGGTAAAAGTATCCCAAATTGCCGTCAGATCGTTCGCCGCGCTCGTCAACATCTGGTGTTACGCAGACCCTCGGTTGCCCCAATTTCTCACGACCAAGACATCTTGGTTGAGCAATTTATTGCCTGTTGGAATCATGGCGATTTACAGGGACTTATTGCACTGATGGCAGAGGATATAACATTTTGGTCAGATGGTGGTGGTAACGCGGTAGCAGCACAAAAACCATTGTCTGGCTGTCTAAAAGTAGCTCGTTTTTTAGTGGCGATTCGTCGCAGTCGATTAACCCCAACGCTGACTTCACAGGTTGCAGTCGTCAATGGTCAGCTTGGAGTGGTTAATATTGTGGATAACAAACTTCATAGCACTTTTAGTTTTGAGTTTACGGGAGATAGCATTCGATCAATTTTCGCAGTGGTCAATCCAGAGAAGCTAGGGACAGTGAAGATGTAA
- a CDS encoding transposase IS200-family protein: MGQEYRHKNTSVTLINYHFVWCPRRRRKVLKGLIEQRLKVLIQEACQDSDLIVVALEVMPDHVHAFLNCPPTISPSQVMQKVKGYTARYLRQEFTELLKMPSMWTRSYFCSTAGNVSSATVERYIAQQKTRG; the protein is encoded by the coding sequence ATGGGACAAGAATATCGCCATAAAAATACCTCGGTCACACTAATTAACTATCACTTTGTCTGGTGTCCAAGGAGACGCAGAAAAGTATTGAAAGGATTAATCGAACAACGACTAAAAGTTTTGATACAAGAAGCTTGTCAAGACAGCGACTTAATCGTAGTAGCTTTAGAAGTGATGCCCGACCACGTTCATGCTTTCCTCAATTGTCCGCCTACAATTTCACCGTCTCAAGTGATGCAAAAAGTTAAAGGCTATACTGCTAGATATTTGCGACAAGAATTTACAGAGCTACTAAAAATGCCTTCAATGTGGACTAGAAGCTATTTTTGCTCGACTGCTGGAAATGTTTCATCGGCTACGGTCGAGAGATATATCGCTCAACAAAAAACTCGTGGATGA
- a CDS encoding transposase, with protein sequence MKHIAKLRNKNEYWQLVGFQAVQDIVQRIDKAYQLFFKHHKKGVRPPNFRKRIKYKSFTLKQAGYKFLDGNQLKIGKRVLKFWKSREIEGEIKTVTIKRNSLGELFVFVVTDYVDQISIAMTGNSAGFDFGYLIQEINNKQQQQRSIFLTQCNFKLLHNLIYIA encoded by the coding sequence ATGAAGCATATTGCCAAGCTCAGGAATAAAAATGAGTACTGGCAACTGGTAGGCTTTCAAGCTGTACAAGATATCGTGCAACGGATAGATAAGGCATACCAGCTATTCTTTAAGCACCATAAGAAAGGAGTAAGACCACCTAATTTTAGAAAGAGAATTAAATATAAATCGTTCACTCTAAAACAAGCTGGCTATAAATTTTTAGATGGCAACCAATTGAAAATAGGTAAGCGTGTTTTGAAGTTTTGGAAAAGCCGAGAAATTGAAGGGGAAATTAAAACTGTCACTATCAAACGCAATTCTCTTGGGGAATTGTTTGTTTTTGTAGTGACAGACTATGTAGACCAAATATCAATAGCTATGACAGGTAACAGCGCAGGTTTTGATTTCGGTTATTTAATACAAGAAATTAATAATAAACAACAACAACAAAGAAGCATTTTTTTGACGCAGTGTAATTTTAAGTTGTTACATAATTTAATTTATATAGCGTAG